AGGTGTGGGGTATATCCCAAAACAGTTATAATAAAGCAAGACTACGATGGAATATAGTGTTATtctaaaaaaatcaaaaactgagttaattgacattttaaaagcaaacGAAGTTTATTTTGGCGAAGACGCGACTTTAGTTCAACTGCGCAACGCCGTTAAGAGTGTAATGGctgagaataaaaataaaaccatagCGTCAAACCTAGTGAAAACCATAGAGGCAGATGAAGAACCAACTAATGTGACGATTCCTAAAAGTGTAATTAAGACGATTGGCGGTGGCAACGAGAATGTGCACGAGGATTctgatgaaattaaaatttacgaGAAGTCAATAACTGTAACCGGTGACAGTGGCAGCATGCACAGGGAAGAAAGAGACAACCATAGTGTAGCGCCAAGCGGCAGCGTGGATGATGAAATACCTGGAAAAGATGATGAAATAACTACGAGAAATGAGGCAATAAGAAAGAATGAAATGCTAAACGAGAAAAAGCATGATTTATCAAGAGAGGCTGAATATGTACAGTTAGAGATGCAGCATTTAAACAACTTGGAAAACTTGTACCTAGCTCGTATGCGTGTTGCTGAACTGGAAGCAGATTTTAAGTTAATGGAAGGAGGAGCAAGAACCGTGAGAAATGACGTCATTGGGATGAAAGACATAGAAGCCttgattaattgtttttcgGGAGATGATGGCTACCCGATACGGCGTTGGATAAATGACTTTGAGCATATAATGAACACGTATGACGTACCAGATCAACGCCGTTGGATATTTGCTAGGCGTATGTTAAGCGGATCAGCAAAAGCTCAAATGATCAATGTGAACCCTTTAACATGGAATACCCTATGCAAGGAGCTGCTGGCgatttttgaacaaaaagtgaCAGCGTGGGACGTGATTAAACAGCTTgaagcgaaacaaaaatttcCTGATGAAAGTACATTGCACTATTACATCGCTATGTGTGGCATTTCGAAGCAAGCAACGCTAGCGGATTCTGATGTAATTCGTGCAATTGTGAGTGGGCTCCAAGACAAAACAGGAGCTGCCACTTCTTTAGCCTTTTGTGAATCGTTGGATGAATTGCGCAAGAAGATAACTATATATGATAAAGTAAAGATATCTGATCAACGGGTGGCTGCTGCAAACGTGGATAGTTCGAGTAatgtaaaaatgattaaatcaACAAACCTTCAGCAACGACCTACAGCTGTGCGTTGTTACAATTGCCGAAAATTGGGGCATATAATGAGCGAGTGCAGACGCCCAAAGAGACCTGAAGGTGCCTGCTTCAACTGCTACAGCCAGGATCACAAATACCAGGACTGCCCGAGGAAGAGGGGCGTCACTACCGTAGCAGCCATGCAAGATGGGGAACTGTCGGACACTGATGACCTGGCAGCGGTTCAATCGGTTAAGTTATGATTTCTTTATGGTGAAGAGAGGTGTATTActgttttaagtttatttgacACAGGAAGTCCAGTAAGCTTTATTCAAAAATCTTTAGTTCCAaataatgttaaattaaaatctcaAAGAAGTAAATACCATGGAATAGGTGgacaacaaatattaatttttgcaaaaattgaatgcagtgtatattttcataaaaaagcTTATAAAGTTAGTTTATTAGTTGTAGAAGACACATTATTACCATTACCTACCTTACTAGGGCGAGATTCACTTAAAATAATGGAAGTCCAATTAGTACATAAGAAACAGATAAATGCggaatataatttttcaaataaaaatattaataacgaCAGTAATAACAAGTTTTCTGCATCTCTTTTCACCAGTAAATATATAACCCATTACAATAAGAAaactaatataaataattctaGTTGTTTAAGTAAAAATAAGTTGAATaaccaaaaactaaataatcaAAAGGATATAAATAGTTACCAACAAAGTAATCAATTAGAAATAGAACAATTTTTTAGTAACTATGCAGGATATATTGAAGAAGAGTTAAAGGAACTAATTAGTGTAGGAAACGGATTCGGAAAAGATTATGAAGAAAAATGTAGTGAAATAGTAAAAACTCattatttaagtaaaaattTAGATTATAAAAAAGCTCCTATATATCAGATGACTATTAGAGTTACAGATACTACACCCTTTCATTGTTCACCTAGGCGTTTGTCATACTATGAAAAAGAGAAAGTAggtgaaataattgatgatCTTCttaagaaaaatgttattagAAAAAGTAAATCTCCTTATGCATCTCCCATAGTTTTGATTAAAAAGAAATCTGGTGAACTTAGAATGTGCGTAGATTATAGAGGACTTAATAAGCGAATAGTTAAAGATAATTTCCCATTACCGTTAATTGAAGATTGCTTAGAGTACTTAGAAGGCaagatatatttttcaataatgGATTTTAAGAGTGGCTTCCACCAAATAGGCGTAGATTCACAGAGTGTACCGTTTACCTCATTTGTAACACCCCATGGgcaatatgaatatttaagaatgccatttggcttaaaaaatGGATCAGCTATTTTTCAAAGATTTATTACAGAAGTATTAGTGGACTTTattcaaaacaagcaaatagTAGTGTATATGGATGATATAGTGATAGCTACCAAAACTGTAAAGGAACATTTAGAAATCCTAAAGAAATTATTAGATCGTATTAGTGAGAACAACCTAGAGATTAACctaaaaaaatgtgaatttttaAAACCTGAATGTGAGTTCCTTGGCTATAAAATCAACCGTAGTGGAATTACACCTAGTGAAGCACACCTAGATGCTTTAAAAAATTTCCCTATACCGCAAAATTTAAACACCCTTCATTCGTGCTTAGGATTTTTCTCATATTTTAGGCGTTTTGTATTATCCtttgcaaaaattgcaaaacctTTAACGGATTTATTAAAACAAGGAGGCCCATTTCCACTTAATGAAGAACAACTAGGAGCTTTTAAATCGTTGAAAACCGTATTATCGAATCCTCCAGTATTGGCTATCTTTAACCCTAATCGTGAGACTGAACTTCATACAGATGCTAGCTCGCATGGCTTTGGAGCCGTCCTTATGCAGAGACAAGATGATGGCAAGATGCATCCAGTATCGTTTTATTCAGGTAAAACTAATGCAGCTGAGTCTAGGTATCATAGTTTTGAATTGGAAACCCTAGCGATTATTAATGCATTACGTCGATTTAGAGTTTATTTAGAGCATaggcattttaaaatagtgacAGATTGTAATTCTTTAGTGCAGACACTGAGTAGGAAAGCCATAAACCCTAAGATAGCGAGATGGTCATTGGAATTGGAGAATTATGATTATTCTATAGTTCATAGACCTGGTGTTAATATGCCTCATGTTGATGCGTTGAGTAGACAAGTTCAAGTATTAGATGCACTTAGAGAAAATAGTGATAACGCCATAGAGTCCCTAGCGAAACCCCTGATGAGTAGTGAACATAGTGATAATACCGTAGAGTCCATAGCTAAATCCATAGGGAATAATAGGAACTTAGAGAGTAGAGTAGGAAATAGGAGATACATGCCGCATTGTGAAAGTAGAGATGAGACTCAGTCAAATATATCAGAAGACCATAATTTTAGCATAGAGGATAGTAAAGACAGCTGGGGTGGTGTCCCAAATGAATTGGAGTTTAGAGAAAAATCCATAGTAGAGTCGATTAAAGTAGTGGGGGTAGTAGGAGCAACACCTAGGGATATTGACCTTATATTGCAAACTGAACAAATGCGTGACCCTGAAATAATTAAGATAAGAACAGCCGTGGAGGAAGGTAGTTGCACTTCATTTGAATTAGTAGATGGCGTGATTTATAAAAAGAATAGTGACGAATCCTTATGTCTGTATGCTCCGAGTTGCATGGAAGAACAAATAATTAGGTTATCACATGAAAAATTAGGCCACCTAGCTGctgaaaaatgtgtaaagGATTTAAAGAGAAACTATTGGTTCCCAGCTATGAGTAGTAAAGTAGGAAATTTTATAAGAAATTGTTTACCGTGTATATTGCATTCAGTACCGAAAACCATTCATAATCGTACACTCCATAGCATTCCAAAGCCGTGTATACCTTTCCATACTATTCACATAGATCATTTAGGACCGTTACCAAGCATAcattcaaaaagaaaacaccTCCTTGTTGTCATAGATTCATTTACGAAATTTGTTAAGCTATTTCCAGTAAATAGCACTAGTACTCGTGAAGCAAAAGATTCACTTAGTAGGTATTTTGACTTCTATAGCCGTCCAAAACGAATTATTTCTGACAGGGGATCTTGTTTTACCTCCCTAGAGTTTTCGACCTTTCTTCAAGAACGTGAAATAGAGCATATCAAGGTGGCTACAGGCGCACCTCAAGCCAATGGGCAAGTAGAGAGAGTGAACAGAATCTTAACACCTATGTTAGGTAAATTATCAGAGCCAATAGAGCAGGCGGATTGGTAtaagttattaaataaagttgaGTTTGCCATTAATAATTCCATTCATAGTAGTACTCAAGAATCACCTAGTATTCTATTATTTGGTGTTAGTCAAAAAGGCCCTATAGTTGATGAATTATCAGAATACATTGAGGACAAGTTTAATTTAGAGCAAAAAGACTTAGATAGTATCCGTTTAAAGGCTAATAGGAATATACAGCACTCACAATATAAGAATGAGCAATATTATGCAAAGAAACATAAAGCCCCTCTGGAATATAAAGTCGGAGATTTTGTAGCTATACGAAATATTGATACAACACCTGGAGTTAATAAGAAATTCGCACCCAAGTATCGCGGCCCTTATAAAGTAAATAGAGTATTTGAAAATGACCGTTATGAAATTGTTGATGTAGATGATTGTCAATTAACCCAATTACCATTTAAGAGTATATTAGAACCAGCGAGATTGAAACATTGGAAAACCGTTGTAAACCATACTATAGCATTACTATTGTAGATCGAGGTCGATCATAAGCCAGGTTGGCCGAATGTAAACTGTATATAattgtaaatactaaataactaaatatcgATAGAATTAATTGAATAGATTTAAGAATGAACGATAGTATCATCGATATATCGAATGTAGATAAGTGATCGAGGAGCAAGAAGAAAGGACTTTGGATCGAGAAGTTGAAGGAGAAACATCgttaataaagaatatataaaattgttacATCTTTATATTTACCTTAGAATGGTAAtgaataacaaatattttctaattagTGTGAGTCTTGGgttgtttattttctctttgtttATTGCTGATGAATCTCCGTTCTCACTTCCTGTACTTAAAACTAACTAGAATGTGTTACGATTGACTTAATAACtacataaatgtttattttactttttattagaATTTTCTCTTAGATACGACAAATATTGGTAGATATCATTGCACTCTTCCTGTAAGCAGTCAGAAACGATACCCTGTATGTGACACATTGAATTCTTTTTGTACTGAATCACATTATCGTTAACCCAGTGTTctttgttgattttctttttcaccCGGAAGACCATGTCCTTGGGTAGAAATGAACACCCACTTATGATTACTCCAGTTGCGCATCTACCAGGAAAGAACTCGTAGTACTGCTTGCCATTTCTCATTATCTCAGTGGCTTCAAATCGTTCGATGGAATTTTTATCCAGCTCCTTGGGTTTTTCGCCGTTGAGCAGTAATTTTCGCATGTGGTTCTCAAACTCGAATTCAAAATATGCCTTTGGGTTGCTTGTTTTCGgaaatttgtaatataattCTTCGGTGTCACTTCCAATATTTAAAACGTTGCTTGTGGACGTCATTTTAGGTTCTGAAAGATACTTAGTAAGTGGAATACCTCAGCATGAAACTCTTTCAGCTCACCTGGTTTAGTCTTATTGTTGTCCGTTTGCGTTGGGAGcagttcttttatttattttctaatgCAATCATTTCGCGGGAAAGTTCCCTTAAAAGCTCTGAATTAGTGATGgttcttgttttgtttataaagaAAGGGTGAATGGCaaatgatatatgtatgttgtaAAGTTCACCTCCTCTTGGAATTTTCATTTAGATAGCACAAATACGAGTAAATATCTGAGGTTTCCTCGGCCAAAGCGTTGAATGTAGTTTCGATTATAAAGCTTCTTGAATCCTTTGGATACTTAGCCACATTATCAGATATCCAGTGCTCCTTGCTGATTACATTCTTTAGTCGGCGTAGAATACCTTTGGGCTCAAAAGTGCGACCGCTACACATCCAACCATTTATCTTATCGTCCGGACCGAACTCGTAGTAGTATCCGTTTTTCTTAATTTCCTTGGCCGAAAATGATCCGACTGATTGTTCATTATAAACATTTGTCAATGGTTTAGCGCCATTAAGTAGAATTTTCTGCAAGTACTTTTCTAAATCCGCCTCAGAAAACTGTTTAGGAATTTTTGGATTCGCTGGTTCTTTTAAAACTTCAGTGCTCTCAGTTCCAATGGCCAAAACATTCGAGTTTTTActcatatttgtttaaatttttactTGCGATTGACTAATGTgattaaattataatgaaGTACGATTTCGTTGTGGGAgacgtttttatttatttacttatgaAATTAGTCACaagaaaagcttttaaatagAGATGACCCTTTTTGTTTATAACAAACTGTGAATGGTTAGTAACGTATGTTATGTTAGAGTGGACCTTAATATCGATGTAcactatatttatattctttcaGATAAAAACAGTATTGATTCCTGTAGTTGAAACATTCGATTTCGAGGTCATATTGTAGTCCGGTTGCGTTCAGagcatttcttttatttatttactaatgAAATCTTGTTTGCTTATAAGTAAGGGTGAATGGCaaatgatatatgtatgttattaAGTTCACCTCCTCTTGGAATTTTCATTTAGATAACACAAATACGAGTAAATATCTGAGGTTTCCTCGTCCAAAGCGTTGAATGTAGTTCGGATTACAAAGTCTCTTGTGTCCTTTGGATACTTAGCAACATTATCTGATATCCAGTGCTCCTTGCTGATTACATTCTTTAGACGGCGAAGAATATCCTTGGCATCAAAAGTGCGACCACTGCACATCCAACCATTTATCTTATCACCCGGACCAAACTCGTAGTAGTATCCGTTTTTCTTAGTTTCCTTCGCCGAAAATGTTCCTACTGATCCATCTTCATAAACATTTGTCAATGGTTTAGCGCCATTTAGTAGAATTTTCTGCAAGTGCTTTTCTAAATCCACAGACAACTCTTTAGGACTTTTGGGATTCGCTGGTTCTTTTAAAACTTCAGTGCTGTCAGTTCCAATGGTCAAAACATTCGAGttattattcatatttgtttatatttttactttcGGTGGGCGGCGAATGTGCTTTAATTATATTGAAGTACGATTTGGTTGTGGGAgacgtttttatttatttacctatGAAATTACCTAAGAAAAGCTCACACTTGTAGCTTTTAAATAGAGATGaccttttttgtttataacaaACAGTGAATGTCAAAACGTAacgtatatttattattttagagTGGACCTTAAGAGTGCGCATAGATACGTTTCGAGATCAATGTGcactatatttattttctttcttttaattagaaagaaataaacaaaacattttaaaaaaatattaaaatgcgaaatgaTTTTAATGAAAGCTTGTAAAACGTCGTGAATGGCAATTTACAAACAGTAAGTATAATATTTGGAGTGGACCTACCATATCAATACTTACATTGGCTATGAGAAAAGTTAACTATTTGGCCATTGTTCATTTttggtgtttgtttttagGAATAATTGgattgaaaatgaattttctAAATTGGGTAACTAAAAATGCGacattataaaaaaattcattatcAGGTGATTTGACACATTGCAATCTCGATTCATTTTAATGCCCCATCAAATTGGTTTAATTATCTGTCAGAACGCGTGTACATATCGTTCACCTATTTCGATCCAGAACACGAAGAACAACAAAGGAACGCCTCGATCTGATCTAAATacaagataaaacatctgGCATCGGTGATTTTTTCGTCGACGGGGCTTTAGTAGCGGTATTAGACGCGTGCTAGATAGTAGCTGCAGGTGGTAACAGTTCGGATGGGTTATGTGTTATGTTATAGGGGGGTTTTTTCTGGGCTCGCACCATTTCTCCACTTCTGTGTGCGCTGTAACTGCGCCGTGGCATATCTGATAATACACACGATTTGGCGTTATAATGCCCTCGTACCTAACAAGGCTTCATAATATTATTGCTTTTCTTCAACTTAATTTTGCTTGACGAGCAAGAACACTTGAGATAGCTGCAGAAAAGTCCCCGTTTACTGCCCCCAAAATGGCGATctggcaaataaatcattttataattttccgCGATAGATAATTGATTTGTCAACAGTGAATGCAccttgaaaataaatactctCGGAAGTGCGCCCCTTTCATTTGCTGCCCTATGGCTTCGGTGCTTTCCCCGCACGCGTAAACACGGTGCCAAGTGTTTAGATTATAGCGTGCTTATCCAACTGGCGATCCAGATACATATGCTTGGCACATCGATGTGTGCTGCCTCCGCCAGACAACCCAATCGACTGAGCTGGCCACTTGAACTGAGAGCTCAGCTTTAATCGATCGCATTTAGTGCCAAGATCGAGAAAAGACGACTCGAATCGGAAGCTTTCGGGAAATATGTTTGTGCAGTAAATCAGTTGTGCAAATTGCGGGTGAGATTTTTCTGATTGTAAACAAACAGGCTCGTGAGGCGTCTAGGAAGTGATTGCCTCCGTTTCGCAGATCTCACTTGACAACcgggtaaatatttatcgattTCTAGTGCGAAAAACTATATCATCTTATCGTCGGTTATTACCCCTTTTTTCTTTGGCCCGGTTTTCTGCTCTGCGTTTACGACCCCCAAAATGGAAATCAGCAACTTTATCAGTGGTCTTAAAAATGATAAGAGAAGCTAGCAAAAATCCCCATTAAAGTTCAGCTGTGCTGCATAAGCTGATAACAGACTACACACCAAAAAGTTACAATGCGTAAAAACTcgaaaatttgtatttgattagTAAAGACCCGGATGACACTCATTACTATTAGAAACTAGT
This sequence is a window from Drosophila teissieri strain GT53w chromosome 2R, Prin_Dtei_1.1, whole genome shotgun sequence. Protein-coding genes within it:
- the LOC122613146 gene encoding uncharacterized protein LOC122613146, which encodes MTSTSNVLNIGSDTEELYYKFPKTSNPKAYFEFEFENHMRKLLLNGEKPKELDKNSIERFEATEIMRNGKQYYEFFPGRCATGVIISGCSFLPKDMVFRVKKKINKEHWVNDNVIQYKKNSMCHIQGIVSDCLQEECNDIYQYLSYLRENSNKK
- the LOC122613147 gene encoding uncharacterized protein LOC122613147, with amino-acid sequence MNNNSNVLTIGTDSTEVLKEPANPKSPKELSVDLEKHLQKILLNGAKPLTNVYEDGSVGTFSAKETKKNGYYYEFGPGDKINGWMCSGRTFDAKDILRRLKNVISKEHWISDNVAKYPKDTRDFVIRTTFNALDEETSDIYSYLCYLNENSKRR
- the LOC122613145 gene encoding uncharacterized protein LOC122613145, whose amino-acid sequence is MSKNSNVLAIGTESTEVLKEPANPKIPKQFSEADLEKYLQKILLNGAKPLTNVYNEQSVGSFSAKEIKKNGYYYEFGPDDKINGWMCSGRTFEPKGILRRLKNVISKEHWISDNVAKYPKDSRSFIIETTFNALAEETSDIYSYLCYLNENSKRR